In a single window of the Tetrapisispora phaffii CBS 4417 chromosome 11, complete genome genome:
- the TPHA0K00100 gene encoding uncharacterized protein, giving the protein MGHVSGVYYKYVPNTGECSSTIEQETIAGAIYYALNLVEGGDYLCNVYYFTMNHFGTWHGILYVGPGITTWGATTANAQSKGCYSEGCDGLISPYSCNSKDDGN; this is encoded by the coding sequence ATGGGTCATGTTAGTGGtgtatattataaatatgttCCTAATACAGGAGAGTGTTCGTCAACAATTGAACAAGAGACCATTGCAGGTGCTATTTATTATGCCTTAAATCTAGTTGAAGGAGGAGATTACCTTTGTAATGTGTATTATTTCACTATGAATCACTTTGGGACTTGGCATGGTATACTTTATGTCGGCCCTGGTATAACAACTTGGGGAGCAACTACTGCGAATGCACAAAGTAAAGGATGTTATAGTGAAGGATGTGATGGATTAATAAGTCCATATTCCTGTAATAGTAAAGACGATGGTAACTAA
- the TPHA0K00110 gene encoding uncharacterized protein, with amino-acid sequence MCQNNRDLIYNPDYTDDKHPEIQDNNCNLKPHLKCTRNDCKPRNHFGLPANNTLSYNLDYIDDCITNIYRLVERSFWLIYFIAKSKLFLDNNVVVGQVGGIYYKLNIASSSSFYELHERELANIIFYMTNKFKIYNPYEEEYFVMLSKQQVIYATLLFGPTKSIWAASLEGVRYIGNHEI; translated from the coding sequence ATGTGTCAGAATAATAGAGACTTAATTTACAATCCTGATTATACTGATGACAAGCATCCAGAAATCCAAGACAATAATTGCAATTTAAAACCGCACTTGAAATGCACCAGAAATGATTGTAAACCTAGGAACCATTTTGGATTACCTGCGAATAATACTTTATCTTATAATCTAGATTATATTGATGACTGcattacaaatatatataggcTTGTGGAGAGAAGTTTTTGGctcatatattttattgcTAAATCTAAGCTATTTCTGGATAATAATGTTGTTGTGGGACAAGTAGGTggaatttattataaattaaatattgcaTCTAGCTCAAGTTTCTACGAATTGCATGAAAGAGAGCTTGCGAATATCATATTTTACATgactaataaatttaagaTTTATAATCCTTATGAAGAGgaatattttgtaatgtTAAGTAAACAGCAAGTTATTTATGCAACGTTGCTCTTTGGACCCACTAAATCAATATGGGCTGCATCTCTCGAAGGAGTGAGATATATTGGCAACCatgaaatataa
- the TPHA0K00115 gene encoding uncharacterized protein → MEFLFFILLGPTVADDQTSDVEEYQVMTEALGNGSFAVTSNPKLFKLSLWGAFFHEGTSTAWDLFRCCKTCESWNEVAQSTECDQAARSAIRTVVLGGLLAAGSANGVFRNKRELSSHHAHRTNSIVNGVKSGLHPSLDYHSHYTDSMEKLSYVILGTENVEPIMNVTLSSESYGNGVVTAKAALTNSTLSKREANLFPLCHGQVSVDYCRNENYLLSTSSSGVYDAATVISNHAAPNGVNNSGYDGYLFDYYKTYVCDEANKNCDWYGSFRLWYADNTNTYGWSRCDTGL, encoded by the coding sequence atggaatttcttttttttattttattaggGCCGACTGTTGCTGATGATCAAACCAGCGACGTAGAAGAATATCAAGTAATGACAGAAGCTTTAGGAAACGGTTCATTTGCTGTCACTTCGAATCCTAagttattcaaattaaGTTTATGGGGAGCCTTTTTTCATGAAGGTACATCCACAGCTTGGGACTTATTTAGATGTTGCAAAACTTGCGAAAGCTGGAACGAGGTAGCACAAAGCACCGAATGTGACCAGGCTGCAAGATCAGCAATTAGAACAGTTGTTCTTGGTGGACTTTTAGCCGCTGGTTCAGCAAATGGTGTCTTCCGAAACAAAAGAGAGCTTAGTTCTCATCACGCTCATCGGACTAATAGCATCGTTAATGGTGTTAAAAGTGGTCTCCATCCAAGTCTTGATTACCATAGTCATTATACTGATAGCATGGAAAAGCTCAGTTACGTTATTTTAGGAACAGAAAACGTCGAACCGATTATGAACGTTACTTTATCATCAGAAAGTTATGGTAACGGTGTGGTCACTGCTAAAGCTGCTTTAACCAATAGCACTTTATCTAAAAGGGAGGCTAACTTATTCCCTCTATGTCATGGACAAGTCAGTGTTGACTATTGCAGAAATGAAAACTATCTTTTGAGTACATCTTCTTCTGGTGTTTATGATGCTGCAACAgtaatttcaaatcatGCAGCACCAAATGGAGTTAATAATTCGGGCTACGATGGTTATTTATTCGACTATTATAAAACATATGTATGTGATGAAGCAAACAAAAATTGTGATTGGTATGGATCTTTTAGATTGTGGTATGCCGATAATACAAACACCTATGGATGGTCAAGATGTGATACTGGTTTATAG
- the SPP41 gene encoding Spp41p (similar to Saccharomyces cerevisiae SPP41 (YDR464W); ancestral locus Anc_5.587): MSDEENSGEDMNFNALVGNILNNHEEVHAGSNVLSTEHLEDIHNDDSHPIVKLTMDHELPDFGTEDMDLEAVVNAIHNFNENTDDITEHHEEQSAEKEDIESRNENQQWAHALQQSLLQATTSNHSTTKGHIIVDDELDQDDMNLRNAILDSLQQLDKEKPIQKRKSKAKEAEDTQKSKSGTKQKMDQTETPKSTEELPSDTSKKHQRRRKNEQRIKTSNSTNKIKSKKSKKKSDRVEDDSLLNFEDVIKGFMQQDDNTGKKLDMESGDLETQALVEATLKAFEKELMDSQTTKTPTEQKKATNKKKAISSAKIATTTNKRKTVTKKASTTKAKASLTNKKEPATLNKKKSKDKKPEEISYGDDDFSKALAEMVNQVVNTSISDKTNKQTNRQTDVIPPITAIDNKNKQPELQDIDQAGDENFDLNQIMQRALAMAFQEQTQQDVDQSVVDDFNRGLDSFGVSDILVPSKATSEKKKSNLKKKVSKSKSINYMVKPKKISKSKLLKKKSKSSMLPKVPKEKKVKVPKTTKVRHTKVQLPFKFPKPSKHKKNDSHLKRRLYRKLAIEAANVARQKLRENKHAYKERLKSEQKKVSEQRKLRKVEEKENLEKERKELEEIVSKGPPYPADLRLTKRGEPKKPYRRWTPEEMAIRAQMPLEEPKRPKKIKKPKKKSKKLKKIPLSTLRKIPLFNISKGNGAVTSDSVTSRQYAPLSKYRMELNKLAPPSSNLSNELDTGNLNSIEIYKSRVVQEKLLLFDPSVKTIVRKEKWAFHPPWSLPEHPPHALPVARRKGKTYIEKLKDSKKKSKAKKSFKNLRNSLTNNARNNIIPAILFPIINTLKSAARAKVAAGASPEEATRHMMTIIQHTKRSIAHSLALSRRNAAHDYTTFKSEDDIISSHNKQSLLKKIPIFSLSSIRKINTAETTPPTIIKLEHNEDLEKAKLRETGKDLNNSLVSTTSPSDHNIGKTISQFSTPKSNDVTSKGDTVYDTNNTSPSLLPEDLTSTSSIKSSDILHIDPLLANISTTEHTSDDEEKPSLDVQSQPTNPVSVEKEQLILQANEPISDNAVREPNAYNKNNFDETDLTITRVIQSSKATPAIVKIEPKQESSYEPDNMTKMVESLIQKHIDKSNNVENDVVLPSHITNMISSTISTLLPALDDSNDKDHGRRAYTKPPPPVLNLDGLVPPSGVAGPVVQRPPLTKIIKPELGLDTDDIRQSRSLGFKKKASSEQPKELSAIKFNIPKNIGNKRSGAVKYARLYLNKQDMSTLTKEINKERKRKWRSANIVKNWENDVRARLKKRSKIELIDLTDEQKTNWVNNEFQKRKTEFMIKNEDSADSTSDLSFSSGSNGSSNITENEVLNMIANILKREDIAHKIEQNLIDDMDKAVTSKTKRRKLDDKNTQNINTTLV, translated from the coding sequence ATGTCAGATGAAGAGAATAGTGGTGAAGATATGAACTTTAATGCATTGGTAggaaatatattgaacaaTCATGAGGAAGTTCATGCTGGGAGCAATGTTCTCTCGACAGAGCATCTCGAAGATATACACAATGACGATAGCCATCCCATTGTTAAATTAACCATGGACCATGAACTTCCTGATTTTGGTACTGAAGATATGGATTTAGAGGCAGTTGTGAATGCTATACATAATTTTAACGAGAATACAGATGACATAACTGAACATCATGAGGAACAAAGTGCAGAAAAAGAGGATATAGAGAGTCGAAATGAAAATCAACAATGGGCACACGCGCTGCAGCAAAGTCTTTTACAAGCCACAACGAGTAATCATTCTACGACTAAAGGTCATATAATAGTGGATGATGAGTTAGACCAAGATGATATGAATTTGAGAAATGCTATTTTAGATTCTTTACAGCAGTTGGATAAAGAGAAACCaatacaaaaaagaaaatctaAGGCGAAGGAGGCAGAAGACACACAAAAATCTAAGTCAGGGACGAAACAGAAAATGGATCAAACAGAAACGCCGAAATCTACGGAAGAACTACCTTCAGATACCAGTAAAAAACaccaaagaagaagaaagaacGAACAAAGAATAAAAACGTCTAATTCAActaacaaaataaaatccAAGAAATCGAAAAAGAAATCTGACAGAGTTGAAGATGACtctttgttaaattttgaagatgtCATTAAGGGTTTCATGCAACAAGATGATAATACTGGAAAGAAATTGGATATGGAATCTGGTGATCTAGAGACACAGGCACTGGTTGAAGCAACTCTAAAAGCATTTGAAAAAGAGTTAATGGACTCACAAACTACAAAAACTCCCACAGAACAGAAAAAAGCTACgaataaaaagaaagctATAAGTTCTGCTAAAATTGCCACAACTACAAATAAGCGGAAAACAGTTACAAAAAAGGCGTCAACTACAAAAGCAAAAGCTTCCCTTACTAACAAGAAGGAACCTGCTACTTTaaataagaagaagagTAAGGATAAGAAACCTGAAGAAATATCCTATGGTGACgatgatttttcaaaagcATTGGCAGAAATGGTAAATCAAGTCGTCAATACGTCAATATCAGATAAAACCAATAAACAAACTAATCGGCAGACAGATGTTATACCGCCAATCACGGCCATtgataataagaataaacAACCTGAATTACAAGATATAGATCAAGCTGGAGATGAGAATTTTGATCTGAATCAAATTATGCAAAGAGCTTTAGCGATGGCATTCCAAGAACAAACACAACAGGATGTTGATCAATCTGTAGTAGATGATTTTAATAGAGGTTTGGATAGCTTTGGTGTATCAGATATTTTAGTTCCGTCAAAAGCAACCtcagaaaagaagaaatctAATcttaaaaagaaagtttctaaatctaaatcaataaattatatggTAAAACCTAAGAAAATTTCGAAAtctaaattattgaaaaagaaatctaAATCAAGTATGCTGCCAAAGGTCcccaaagaaaaaaaggTTAAAGTACCGAAAACAACTAAAGTTAGACATACAAAAGTTCAACTACCGTTCAAGTTTCCAAAACCATcaaaacataaaaaaaatgattctCATTTAAAAAGAAGGTTATATAGGAAATTAGCAATTGAAGCAGCAAATGTAGCTCGTCAAAAACTTCGTGAAAATAAACATGCTTACAAAGAAAGATTAAAATCTGAACAGAAAAAAGTATCTGAACAACGTAAATTAAGAAAGGTAgaagagaaagagaatttagagaaagaaagaaaggAACTGGAAGAGATAGTTTCAAAGGGTCCTCCATATCCTGCCGATCTAAGATTAACCAAACGTGGTGAGCCGAAGAAACCTTATAGAAGATGGACACCTGAAGAAATGGCTATAAGGGCACAAATGCCACTGGAAGAACCCAAAAGaccaaagaaaataaagaaaccaaagaagaaaagcaaaaaattgaaaaaaattccACTATCTAcattaagaaaaataccattgtttaatatatctaaaGGTAATGGAGCTGTCACTTCAGATTCGGTAACATCAAGACAATATGCTCCATTAAGTAAATATAGAATGGAGCTTAATAAGCTAGCCCCCCCCTCTTCAAACTTATCAAATGAGTTGGACACTGGAAACTTAAATTCTATcgaaatatataaatcaaGAGTCGttcaagaaaaattattgttattcGACCCTTCTGTTAAGACTATTGttagaaaagaaaagtGGGCATTCCATCCACCATGGTCGTTACCAGAGCATCCACCACACGCACTTCCAGTAGCAAGAAGGAAGGGAAAGACATATATTGAGAAATTAAAGGACTCTAAGAAAAAATCTAAAGCGAAAAAATCCTTTAAAAACTTGAGaaattcattaacaaataatgcaagaaataatattattccTGCAATATTGTTCCCAATAATCAATACTTTAAAATCAGCTGCGAGAGCGAAAGTTGCTGCAGGTGCATCGCCTGAAGAGGCTACGAGGCATATGATGACCATCATCCAACATACTAAACGTTCGATTGCGCATTCGTTAGCTCTTTCAAGAAGGAATGCAGCACATGATTATACTACCTTTAAAAGCGAAGACGATATTATATCATCTCATAATAAACAAagtttattaaagaaaattccAATATTCAGCCTAAGTTCCATAcgaaaaataaatactgCTGAAACGACACCTCcaacaattattaaattagaGCATAACGAGGATTTAGAAAAAGCAAAATTACGAGAAACTGGTAAAGACTTAAACAATTCACTTGTCAGTACGACCTCCCCTTCAGATCACAATATAGGAAAGACTATCAGTCAATTTTCTACACCAAAATCTAATGATGTGACATCAAAAGGTGACACTGTATATGATACAAACAATACCAGCCCGTCATTGCTACCAGAGGATTTGACATCTACTTCTAGCATAAAATCATCAGATATATTGCACATCGATCCACTATTAGcaaatatttcaacaaCGGAACATACCTCTGATGACGAAGAGAAACCTTCATTAGACGTACAATCACAACCTACCAATCCTGTATCTGTAGAAAAGGAGCAGCTGATATTACAAGCTAATGAACCAATCTCAGATAATGCTGTGAGGGAACCAAATgcatataataaaaataattttgacGAGACTGACCTCACTATAACCAGAGTTATTCAATCATCAAAAGCGACTCCTGCAATTGTTAAAATTGAACCAAAACAGGAGTCTAGTTATGAACCCGATAATATGACCAAAATGGTTGAATCActaattcaaaaacataTTGATAAGTCGAACAATGTCGAAAACGATGTTGTTTTACCGAGTCACATCACTAATATGATTTCCTCCACAATTTCAACATTATTACCTGCTTTAGACGATAGTAATGATAAAGATCATGGGAGAAGAGCATACACAAAACCACCCCCACCTGTATTGAATTTAGATGGTTTGGTTCCACCATCAGGAGTAGCTGGACCTGTGGTTCAAAGGCCGCCTTTGACCAAGATAATTAAACCAGAGCTTGGTCTTGATACAGATGATATTAGACAGAGTCGTTCACTTGGATTTAAAAAGAAGGCTAGTTCTGAACAACCAAAAGAGTTAAGTgctattaaatttaatattccTAAGAATATTGGTAATAAGAGATCTGGTGCTGTGAAATATGCAAGGCTATATTTGAACAAACAGGATATGTCCACCCTgacaaaagaaataaataaggAACGTAAAAGAAAATGGAGAAGTGcaaatattgtaaaaaatTGGGAGAATGATGTTAGAGCAAGATTGAAAAAGAGGTCAAAAATTGAGTTAATTGATCTTACAGATGAACAAAAAACTAATTGGGTCAATAACGAATTTCAGAAAAGGAAAACAGAGTTTATGATTAAGAATGAAGATTCTGCAGATTCAACTTCAGACTTATCATTTAGTAGTGGAAGTAATGGTTCCTCCAACATAACAGAAAATGAAGTTCTTAATATGATAGccaatattttaaagagaGAAGATATTGCCCATAAAATTGAACAGaatttaattgatgatATGGACAAGGCAGTTACAAGTAAaacaaagagaagaaaattaGATGACAAAAATActcaaaatataaacacAACGTTAGTCTAA
- the TDA3 gene encoding Tda3p (similar to Saccharomyces cerevisiae YHR009C; ancestral locus Anc_5.592) — translation MFEFDYLNTPTEHANSDSRKKIVVIGGGIIGTCVVYYLTKHPKFDPEKYHIIILESTEVAGGASGKAGGLLASWAFPEEIVPLSFELHQQLSDLYNGSEEWGYRRINTLSLEATAVEEDAEDITDTKNTNSENSDEVSIDNAKEDDGIFMNLDQSGLPKDLQWIDRKKVKEWTSLGNTGSTAQVLPYKFTTFILNEALKSDSVDLIRGKLSNINLGDDGVVKSIDYIQTNPSLDGRGEIIDIDNIDKLVLAMGPWTSKILLDCPISALKAHSIILNPDSEERMAKFQEILKPYALFTDLELPNFQSFAPEIYARKEDLYICGEGDSLEELPDDLSKVEVNKQKCDELLHYAKKIVSPKIFEMTKKNIIQTAGYLPVLNVDTTSGPLIGETNVKNLLIAGGHSCWGINNAPVTGKLMAELIIDGEVTAANISSLDPSLYFDASILD, via the coding sequence AtgtttgaatttgattatttaaatacGCCAACTGAGCATGCTAATAGTGATAGTAGAAAGAAGATTGTGGTAATTGGAGGTGGGATTATCGGTACATGTGTTGTGTATTATTTAACAAAGCATCCCAAATTCGATCCAGAAAAATACCACATTATAATTTTGGAATCTACAGAAGTGGCAGGGGGTGCATCAGGTAAGGCTGGTGGTCTATTAGCATCTTGGGCATTTCCTGAAGAAATTGTACCTTTATCTTTTGAATTGCATCAGCAATTAAGTGATCTTTATAATGGTAGTGAAGAATGGGGCTATAGAAGAATAAATACATTATCTTTGGAAGCTACAGCAGTCGAGGAAGATGCTGAAGACATCACCGATACTAAGAACACGAATAGTGAGAATAGCGATGAGGTGAGTATTGATAATGCCAAGGAAGATGACGGCATCTTTATGAATCTTGATCAGTCTGGCCTTCCAAAAGATTTGCAATGGATTGATAGAAAAAAAGTGAAAGAATGGACATCACTTGGTAATACTGGTTCCACTGCTCAAGTGCTACCATATAAATTTACAACTttcattttaaatgaaGCTTTGAAATCAGATTCAGTTGATTTAATCAGAGGTAAACttagtaatattaatttagGTGATGATGGTGTTGTGAAATCGATTGATTATATACAAACAAATCCTTCATTAGATGGAAGAGGTGAAATTATAGATATTGATAACATTGATAAATTGGTTTTAGCAATGGGTCCTTGGACTagcaaaatattattagattgTCCCATTTCTGCCTTGAAAGCACATTCGATAATCTTAAATCCAGATAGTGAAGAAAGGATGGcaaaatttcaagaaataTTGAAGCCATATGCATTGTTCACGGATTTAGAGTTACCAAACTTCCAGTCATTTGCTCCAGAAATATACGCTAGAAAAGAAGATCTTTATATTTGTGGAGAAGGTGATTCTCTAGAAGAACTACCAGACGATTTATCTAAAGTAGAAGTGaacaaacaaaaatgtgatgaattattacatTATGCTAAAAAAATCGTATctccaaaaatatttgaaatgaccaagaaaaatataattcaaacTGCTGGCTACTTACCAGTTTTAAATGTTGACACTACATCTGGTCCTTTAATCGGGGAGActaatgttaaaaatttgCTTATTGCAGGTGGACATTCTTGTTGGGGTATTAACAATGCGCCAGTTACCGGTAAACTAATGGCCgaattaataatagatgGTGAAGTTACCGCTGCAAATATCTCATCATTAGATCCAAGTTTGTATTTTGATGCTAGTATACTTGATTAA
- the DIA4 gene encoding putative serine--tRNA ligase DIA4 (similar to Saccharomyces cerevisiae DIA4 (YHR011W); ancestral locus Anc_5.598) — MLRFAIKRTQRQLCSSSILRENLILSSPVYDVNKICDKIETYKKSIIDRQLHNEKELLNSISTLDNNRANISEYNKEIKNIQIRRKDLEKLIKEDLDNKIKHGDEIQQLKVRANELKTKVKDLMILINDSCSALPNLIDPSSPISEPEIIDWINPMNEYVADPERNHVDIMTKKNMLNLSTASNVVGTSWYYLINGGALLERALTNYAIEKAIGRGFQFVIPPTMAKREIIDACGFRPRDMNNEQQIYYLNNSNLGLIATAEITLAALGINQTFNVEKGAKKVVGISRSYRAEAGARGRDTKGLYRVHEFSKVELFCWSKPTHSNELLQELKNFQVDLVQSLGIPAKLLNMPANDLGSPAFQKYDIEAWMPGRGNFGEITSTSNCTDFQSRRMNTKYSDGNNKPEYLHTLNGTAMAVPRVIIAIVENFYNKKTNQISIPKPLQKYMGTEYI; from the coding sequence ATGTTAAGATTCGCAATAAAGAGGACACAACGACAATTATGTTCATCCTCGATATTAAGGGAGAATCTGATATTGAGTAGTCCTGTCTATGATGTCAATAAAATCTGTGACAAGATCGAAACCTATAAAAAGTCAATCATTGATAGGCAATTGCACAACGAGAAGGAATTACTGAATTCCATCAGTACTTTAGATAACAATAGAGCCAATATCAGTGAATACAATAAAGagattaaaaatatacagataagaagaaaagatttagaaaaattgattaaGGAGGATCTTGACAATAAAATCAAACATGGTGATGAGATACAGCAGTTGAAGGTCAGAGCTAATGAGCTGAAAACCAAAGTGAAGGATCTCATGATTCTGATAAATGATAGCTGTTCAGCTCTACCGAATTTAATCGATCCTAGTTCGCCAATATCTGAACCTGAGATCATTGACTGGATTAATCCAATGAACGAATACGTGGCTGATCCAGAGAGGAATCATGTGGATATTATGacgaaaaaaaatatgctAAATTTATCCACTGCTTCAAACGTTGTTGGCACATCCTGGTACTACTTAATAAATGGAGGTGCACTTCTAGAGCGTGCTTTAACAAACTATGCTATTGAGAAAGCCATTGGCAGGGGTTTCCAATTTGTGATACCACCAACAATGGCAAAACGAGAAATTATTGATGCTTGTGGTTTCAGACCTCGAGATATGAATAACGAGCAACAGATATATTACCTAAACAATTCAAACCTGGGTTTAATTGCTACAGCCGAAATTACCTTGGCAGCACTTGGTATTAATCAGACTTTTAATGTAGAAAAGGGTGCTAAAAAGGTGGTGGGCATTAGTAGAAGTTATAGAGCAGAAGCTGGGGCAAGAGGACGTGACACTAAAGGGCTGTATCGAGTACACGAGTTCTCCAAGGTTGAATTGTTCTGTTGGAGTAAACCAACTCATAGCAATGAGCTACTTCAAGAGTTAAAGAACTTTCAAGTTGATTTAGTTCAATCGCTTGGCATTCCAGCAAAATTGCTAAATATGCCAGCAAATGATCTAGGGTCTCCAGCTTTCCAAAAATACGATATAGAAGCCTGGATGCCTGGTAGAGGAAACTTTGGAGAGATAACCTCAACATCCAACTGCACTGATTTTCAAAGTAGAAGAATGAACACCAAGTACTCGGATGGGAACAATAAACCAGAATATCTCCACACGTTGAACGGTACAGCTATGGCAGTCCCAAGAGTAATCATCGCAATAGTTGAAAACTTTTATAACAAAAAGACAAACCAGATTTCAATCCCAAAGCCTTTACAAAAGTACATGGGTACAGAATACATATAA
- the VPS29 gene encoding retromer subunit VPS29 (similar to Saccharomyces cerevisiae VPS29 (YHR012W); ancestral locus Anc_5.599), with protein MLVLALADAHIPDRAIDIPDKFKKLLNVPDKISQVLLLGNCTKSHSFNEFISNISPNVAVVRGEFDNATYPVVQKKNNKEQVVNVDIPMSAVIKVGEFKIGCYSGYTIIPKNDPLSMLAVTRQLDVDILLWGGTHNVEAYTLEDKFFVNPGSCTGAFNTDWPVNLNNDDEQTELNNDIPVSTLNGKDASVEKPPTATEPTADAKGSVTDETTEDTLVKEGKDKDTNIMTNSDVKDSENENENSTINGNVTSELSLDLDISEFDIDGSNVPSFCLLDIQGATCTLYIYLHIDGEVKVDKVVYEKVYN; from the coding sequence ATGTTAGTTCTTGCTTTAGCAGACGCTCATATTCCTGATCGAGCCATTGATATTCCAGATAAATTTAAGAAGTTATTAAACGTTCCAGATAAGATTTCACAAGTGTTACTGTTGGGAAATTGCACGAAGTCACATagttttaatgaatttatttcaaaCATTTCACCAAATGTAGCTGTTGTTCGTGGCGAATTCGATAATGCAACATACCCTGTAGTacagaaaaagaataataaagaacAGGTAGTAAATGTGGATATTCCAATGAGTGCTGTGATAAAAGTAGGAGAGTTTAAAATTGGGTGTTACAGTGGCTATACTATCATTCCAAAAAATGACCCTCTGTCGATGCTTGCTGTTACTAGGCAACTCGATGTGGATATTTTGCTATGGGGTGGCACACACAACGTTGAGGCATACACATTAGAGGATAAGTTTTTTGTCAACCCTGGGAGCTGCACAGGGGCATTTAATACTGATTGGCCAGTCAACTTGAACAACGATGATGAACAAacagaattaaataatgatattcCCGTATCGACGTTAAATGGTAAAGATGCCTCTGTGGAAAAACCACCTACTGCAACTGAGCCCACTGCTGATGCAAAGGGGAGCGTTACAGATGAAACAACGGAAGATACGTTAGTGAAAGAAGGGAAAGATAAGGATACTAATATAATGACAAACAGCGATGTGAAGGATAGCGAAAATGAAAACGAAAATAGTACAATTAATGGAAATGTTACGTCGGAACTCTCATTAGATCTTGATATATCAGAGTTCGATATAGACGGTTCAAATGTTCCAAGTTTTTGTCTGCTTGACATCCAAGGAGCCACATGTACgttgtatatatatctgcATATAGATGGGGAAGTAAAGGTTGATAAAGTTGTATACGaaaaagtatataattag
- the ARD1 gene encoding peptide alpha-N-acetyltransferase complex A subunit ARD1 (similar to Saccharomyces cerevisiae ARD1 (YHR013C); ancestral locus Anc_5.600), whose amino-acid sequence MPITIRRATINDMICMQNTNLHNLPENYMIKYYMYHLLTWPQASFVAINTTLEEEGEEQDEFEDECLEIEIEKGKRIKLDPTYVGPGEKLVGYALAKMNDDPDQKAEPLNGHITSLSVMRTYRRMGLAEKLMRQSLFALREVYNAEYVSLHVRESNKAALHLYRDTLAFEVLSVEKSYYQDGEDAYAMKKILNLEELKPSNFMHLKDVPKEDILEDDFESDLLA is encoded by the coding sequence ATGCCAATCACTATAAGAAGAGCCACAATAAATGATATGATATGTATGCAAAATACTAATTTGCACAATTTACCagaaaattatatgataaaatattatatgtatCATTTATTAACCTGGCCTCAAGCCTCTTTTGTTGCTATAAACACAacattagaagaagaaggagAGGAACAGGATGAATTTGAAGACGAATGTTTGGAAATAGAGATAGAAAAGGGTAAAAGAATCAAACTAGATCCAACTTATGTTGGACCAGGTGAAAAATTAGTTGGTTATGCTTTAGCTAAAATGAACGACGACCCTGACCAAAAGGCTGAACCATTAAATGGTCACATAACGTCTTTGAGTGTTATGAGAACGTATAGAAGAATGGGATTAGctgaaaaattgatgagACAATCCTTATTTGCTTTAAGAGAAGTTTACAACGCCGAATACGTTTCGTTACATGTTAGAGAATCCAATAAAGCTGCCTTGCATTTATATAGAGATACACTAGCATTTGAAGTTTTAAGTGTTGAAAAAAGTTATTACCAGGATGGAGAAGATGCATATgcaatgaaaaaaatcttgaatttagaagaattgaaaCCAAGTAACTTCATGCACTTGAAAGATGTACcaaaagaagatattttGGAAGATGATTTTGAATCCGATTTATTAGCTTAA